From a single Bacillus pseudomycoides DSM 12442 genomic region:
- a CDS encoding YkgJ family cysteine cluster protein: MEGLPCNGCKGMCCGPVPITEEEFKKIKKKIKSMPTKKRLDLKSQQRYFGTCIFYDEINDRCGIHPVRPIICRAFGYYNNLVCFRKPEVVSAKNYMSNEQPIGILSVDFTWKDFS; encoded by the coding sequence ATGGAAGGGTTACCTTGTAATGGCTGCAAAGGAATGTGTTGCGGTCCCGTTCCAATTACAGAAGAAGAATTTAAAAAAATAAAGAAGAAAATAAAATCGATGCCTACAAAAAAACGCCTAGATTTAAAAAGTCAGCAACGATATTTTGGAACATGTATTTTCTATGACGAAATAAACGATCGTTGCGGTATTCATCCGGTACGTCCAATAATTTGCCGAGCATTTGGGTATTACAACAATCTTGTTTGTTTTCGCAAACCGGAAGTAGTTTCCGCAAAAAACTATATGAGTAACGAACAGCCCATTGGTATTTTGAGTGTTGATTTTACATGGAAAGATTTTTCTTAA
- a CDS encoding recombinase family protein, which translates to MNPYVYGYARVSTQQQDLIRQIDMLQNYNCTEILTEKMTGTKSDRPELTRLKDKIRPGDTLVVESFSRLGRSTKDLIELVDYFENKGVKLISIKEQFNTNTPQGKLMLTVFQAFSQFERDLIAQRTQEGLVSARARGRVGGRPRIRDTYIQKALNLYKSEQYSIREIIDMTGISQATLYRYIREHKQVQKNGETEEKTATIRMLLRVENNNKFVRGKGKVRKNIESFLISQYNMEQCSGEYIFYVPYTTISDLEKKVDSIVHEIDFEADSQNCFTELDAYCDELELQW; encoded by the coding sequence ATGAATCCATATGTTTATGGTTATGCAAGGGTAAGTACCCAACAACAAGATTTGATTCGTCAAATAGATATGCTTCAAAATTATAACTGTACTGAAATTTTGACTGAAAAAATGACAGGTACGAAAAGTGATCGTCCAGAGCTTACTCGGTTGAAAGATAAAATTAGACCTGGTGATACATTAGTTGTTGAAAGTTTTTCTAGATTAGGACGAAGTACAAAGGATTTAATCGAACTTGTTGATTACTTTGAAAATAAAGGAGTCAAACTGATTAGCATTAAAGAACAATTTAATACGAATACCCCTCAAGGAAAATTAATGTTAACTGTATTTCAAGCATTCAGCCAATTTGAAAGAGATTTAATTGCCCAACGAACACAAGAAGGTCTTGTAAGTGCAAGGGCAAGAGGGAGGGTTGGTGGTCGTCCTCGTATTAGAGATACGTATATTCAAAAGGCATTAAATTTATATAAGTCAGAGCAATATAGTATTCGAGAAATTATAGATATGACTGGCATTAGCCAAGCAACACTGTACCGATACATACGAGAACACAAGCAAGTACAAAAGAATGGGGAAACAGAAGAAAAAACAGCAACTATTCGTATGTTGTTGCGTGTAGAAAATAATAATAAATTTGTACGGGGAAAGGGGAAAGTTCGAAAGAATATCGAATCCTTTCTCATATCACAATATAATATGGAACAATGTTCGGGAGAATATATATTTTATGTTCCTTACACCACAATTTCAGATTTAGAAAAAAAGGTAGATAGCATAGTTCATGAAATTGATTTTGAAGCGGATTCACAAAACTGTTTTACGGAGTTAGATGCGTACTGTGATGAATTGGAGCTACAGTGGTAA
- a CDS encoding GNAT family N-acetyltransferase, with translation MNKLSLKPIDKSNWEEAIKLSVKEEQRTFIASNLYSIAEVQFLDNFYANGIYLDNKLIGFAMFGIDSDDNNYWIYRLMIDKEYQGQGIGIQAIFLIIEKIRSINNKNIPLIMIGYNPKNLSAKIAYRKAGFVETEVSSWGEQLAKFTL, from the coding sequence TTGAACAAACTATCTTTAAAACCCATTGACAAAAGTAATTGGGAAGAGGCTATAAAATTATCAGTAAAAGAAGAACAACGCACATTTATCGCCTCCAATCTTTATTCTATTGCAGAGGTTCAATTTTTAGATAATTTCTATGCAAATGGTATATATCTTGATAATAAGCTAATAGGATTTGCGATGTTTGGAATAGACTCTGATGATAATAATTATTGGATTTATAGACTAATGATTGATAAAGAGTACCAGGGACAAGGTATAGGTATACAGGCTATATTTCTCATTATTGAAAAGATAAGAAGTATTAATAATAAAAATATTCCTCTAATCATGATTGGATATAATCCTAAAAATCTTTCAGCAAAAATTGCTTATAGGAAAGCTGGATTTGTTGAAACTGAAGTATCATCTTGGGGTGAACAATTGGCGAAGTTCACCTTATAG
- a CDS encoding Rpn family recombination-promoting nuclease/putative transposase, which translates to MSTKLVNLRIDFAFKQLFGTKGNEEILTGFLNAILEESLDAPITFLQLEDPHLHKSYEDDKLSILDLLATLDNGTQVNIEIQLRNTHDMVKRSLYYWSKLYTSQMQEGMPYRSLRKTITINLLDFILFSHDEAFHTIGQLWNTKLQQLLSDDIEIHFVEIPKLVKQWREEKVNPWENAFVR; encoded by the coding sequence ATGTCCACAAAATTAGTAAATTTACGAATCGATTTTGCTTTTAAACAGTTATTCGGAACGAAGGGGAACGAAGAAATTTTAACCGGATTTCTAAACGCCATTCTAGAAGAATCTTTAGATGCACCTATTACATTTCTACAACTAGAAGATCCACATCTTCATAAATCTTATGAAGATGATAAGTTATCAATATTAGACTTATTAGCAACGCTAGATAATGGGACACAAGTAAATATAGAAATTCAGCTTCGAAATACACATGATATGGTAAAGCGATCTTTATATTATTGGAGTAAACTCTATACGTCCCAAATGCAAGAAGGGATGCCGTATCGTTCCCTTCGGAAAACCATAACCATTAACTTATTAGATTTTATCTTGTTTTCTCACGATGAAGCATTTCATACCATCGGACAATTGTGGAATACAAAATTGCAACAACTATTAAGTGATGACATTGAAATCCATTTTGTAGAGATACCTAAATTGGTCAAACAGTGGCGTGAAGAAAAAGTAAACCCGTGGGAAAATGCATTTGTTCGA
- a CDS encoding condensation domain-containing protein, whose product IELGEIESRLLTYSAVKEAVVISVTEEQDYSYLCAYIVSLGKVTVSSIRNYLREVLPDYMIPSYFVEVESFPLTPNGKIDKKALPKPTSEVPIREEYSAPLSDREKLLASVWEEVLRTERVGIHDNFFELGGDSIKAIQIAARLNEHGLKFEMKDLFKNPTVYELVPYIRFAAASAEQGLIQGDVPLTPIQHWFFEQQFPIPEHFNQSMMLFREEEWNSEAVIEAFHKLCVHHDALRMVYSPSKQYSRETEAIDFTLQRFDFRGVTDGKPLIEKEANYLQAGLNLEEGPLIKLGIFETDVGSYLLIVIHHLLVDGVSWRILLEDFYRLYEKGEVLPPKTTSYRAWASGLSEYARSRAIQKEIPYWEGVESMKVAPLPKDREDDGSFSKIEALHFSLDEKETHQLLTEAHRAYQTEINDLLLAALALTVQEWTGENRMAVSLEGHGREDLIKGADLSRTIGWFTSMFPVVFDVPSSDLGSVIKGVKETLREVPRKGAGYGVLNYLVPAEENKIKYKIKPEIIFNYLGQFEINSKAKYPVMPMGEPVSLENKHGTGIELTAIVTDGKLQLNLMFNSIQYNVGTVENILDQYKSHLLHIINHCVAKEKSEPTPSDFSMSQLTQSDLDDVFEALKSVK is encoded by the coding sequence CATTGAATTAGGAGAGATTGAAAGTCGTCTCTTAACTTATAGTGCCGTTAAGGAAGCCGTTGTTATTTCCGTAACAGAAGAGCAAGATTATAGCTATCTTTGTGCATATATAGTTTCTTTAGGGAAGGTTACGGTTTCTTCCATTCGAAATTATCTGCGAGAAGTTTTACCTGACTATATGATTCCTTCATATTTTGTTGAGGTCGAATCCTTCCCGCTTACTCCTAACGGAAAAATTGACAAAAAAGCACTGCCTAAGCCGACAAGTGAGGTGCCAATCAGGGAAGAGTACTCGGCACCTCTATCAGATAGGGAAAAACTCTTAGCATCTGTATGGGAGGAAGTACTCCGGACAGAACGAGTTGGCATTCATGATAACTTTTTTGAATTGGGAGGAGACTCCATTAAAGCGATCCAAATTGCAGCTAGGCTGAACGAGCATGGATTGAAATTCGAGATGAAAGACTTGTTTAAAAATCCAACAGTATACGAGCTTGTTCCATATATTCGGTTTGCAGCTGCATCTGCAGAGCAAGGCTTAATTCAGGGTGATGTACCTCTGACTCCGATACAGCATTGGTTTTTTGAACAGCAGTTTCCTATACCAGAACACTTTAACCAATCTATGATGCTGTTCAGGGAGGAAGAATGGAATAGTGAAGCGGTGATAGAGGCTTTCCACAAACTTTGCGTGCATCATGATGCGCTCCGAATGGTTTATTCCCCTTCGAAGCAGTACAGTCGGGAAACGGAAGCTATTGATTTTACTCTTCAACGATTTGACTTTAGGGGAGTAACAGATGGAAAACCTTTAATTGAGAAAGAAGCGAATTACCTCCAGGCTGGCCTTAATCTCGAAGAAGGTCCGCTGATAAAACTGGGGATTTTTGAGACTGATGTAGGAAGTTATCTATTAATTGTTATTCATCATCTTTTGGTGGACGGAGTGTCCTGGAGGATTCTTCTGGAGGATTTCTATCGTCTATATGAGAAAGGAGAAGTTCTTCCACCGAAGACCACCTCTTACCGTGCTTGGGCAAGTGGGCTGTCTGAGTATGCAAGGAGCAGGGCTATACAAAAAGAGATTCCATACTGGGAAGGTGTCGAATCCATGAAAGTGGCTCCTCTGCCGAAGGACAGGGAAGACGATGGAAGCTTCAGTAAAATAGAAGCTCTGCATTTCAGCCTTGACGAAAAAGAAACACACCAGCTTCTGACAGAAGCCCATCGGGCTTACCAGACTGAAATTAATGACCTCCTTCTTGCGGCGCTTGCTCTAACAGTTCAGGAATGGACAGGAGAAAATAGGATGGCAGTCAGCCTAGAAGGGCATGGCCGCGAAGATCTCATAAAAGGAGCAGATCTAAGTAGGACGATTGGCTGGTTTACAAGCATGTTTCCTGTGGTATTTGATGTGCCTTCAAGCGATCTTGGTAGTGTTATTAAAGGAGTAAAAGAAACATTACGAGAAGTCCCCCGCAAAGGTGCAGGTTACGGTGTACTCAATTATTTGGTTCCAGCGGAAGAAAATAAAATAAAATATAAGATAAAACCAGAAATTATTTTTAATTATCTGGGACAGTTTGAAATTAATAGCAAAGCGAAATACCCTGTGATGCCAATGGGAGAACCAGTTAGTTTGGAGAATAAACATGGCACGGGTATTGAGCTTACTGCAATTGTTACCGATGGGAAATTACAGCTTAATCTTATGTTTAACTCTATCCAATACAATGTCGGGACAGTCGAAAACATTCTTGACCAGTATAAAAGTCATCTTCTTCATATTATCAACCATTGTGTGGCAAAAGAGAAATCAGAACCAACACCTAGTGATTTTAGCATGAGTCAGCTGACTCAATCAGATTTGGATGATGTATTTGAGGCTTTAAAGAGTGTTAAGTAA
- a CDS encoding condensation domain-containing protein: MFDVSRVKDLCQLSPTQKGMLFHALKDENNDTYFEQMVFLIEGELNVPFLEESFNRLIEKYDVLRTVFLYSKIKEPTQVILKDRRTKVSFEDISHMSQEEKTIFLEEYKLRDRQKGFNLQSDMLIRLAVLKTKMNQFQIILSHHHILMDGWCMSIILNDLFKYYVDYIQDIPIYLEKGLPYSAYIQWLDEQDDVAARGYWKKFLEGYSGVKGIPYNWSAQEPADFMHQEIKFNFNKDITRKISQLAMSKQVTVNSVFQTMWGIMLQKLNNTDDVVFGSIVSGRPADIPDVEKIVGLFINTIPVRITSSENDTFHQLVEKSQEKALASSEFDYVSLAEIQENTKFGEQVFDHIVAFENFPVAMDDFDHNQEQKLGFRIVGFEAFEQTNYKLSIQVHSGDEISGKIIFNGNIYNSEWMKNIPRHLQEIATQIIENPEIKIKDIQIISEKEIKRLIDMNTICRQYPKEESICSLFEEQAAKTPN, translated from the coding sequence ATGTTTGACGTTTCTAGGGTAAAGGATTTATGCCAGTTATCCCCGACACAAAAAGGGATGCTATTTCACGCATTAAAAGATGAAAATAATGATACTTATTTCGAACAGATGGTCTTTCTGATTGAAGGGGAACTTAATGTCCCCTTCTTGGAAGAAAGTTTCAATCGTTTGATTGAAAAATATGATGTGTTAAGGACGGTTTTTCTTTACTCCAAAATTAAAGAGCCAACTCAGGTTATATTAAAAGACCGGAGAACCAAAGTAAGCTTTGAAGATATTTCACATATGTCCCAAGAAGAAAAAACGATCTTTCTAGAAGAATATAAATTGAGGGATCGACAAAAGGGCTTTAATCTCCAAAGTGATATGCTCATTCGCCTTGCCGTATTAAAAACAAAAATGAATCAGTTTCAAATAATATTGAGTCATCACCATATCTTAATGGACGGCTGGTGTATGAGCATTATCTTAAATGATCTTTTTAAGTATTATGTCGATTACATTCAGGACATACCTATTTATCTGGAAAAAGGGCTGCCGTACAGTGCATACATTCAATGGCTGGATGAGCAGGATGATGTAGCAGCCCGAGGGTATTGGAAGAAGTTCCTTGAGGGCTATAGCGGTGTCAAGGGAATTCCATATAATTGGTCTGCGCAGGAACCCGCAGATTTTATGCATCAAGAAATAAAATTCAACTTTAATAAAGATATAACTCGGAAAATCTCTCAGCTTGCCATGTCTAAACAAGTTACAGTGAATAGCGTTTTCCAAACGATGTGGGGTATCATGCTGCAGAAGTTGAATAACACTGACGATGTTGTATTTGGTTCAATAGTTTCTGGCAGGCCAGCAGACATTCCAGATGTAGAAAAGATTGTTGGGTTATTCATAAATACGATTCCTGTAAGAATTACAAGCAGTGAGAATGATACATTTCATCAGTTAGTAGAGAAATCACAGGAGAAGGCACTTGCTTCCAGTGAGTTTGATTATGTTTCGTTGGCAGAAATACAGGAAAACACCAAATTTGGTGAACAGGTGTTTGATCATATTGTAGCTTTTGAGAATTTTCCTGTAGCTATGGACGATTTTGATCATAATCAAGAACAAAAGTTAGGTTTCCGCATTGTGGGATTCGAGGCTTTTGAGCAGACAAATTATAAATTAAGCATTCAGGTTCATTCTGGTGATGAGATTAGCGGTAAGATAATATTCAATGGTAATATCTATAACTCCGAATGGATGAAAAATATCCCTAGACATTTACAAGAGATTGCTACTCAAATCATTGAGAATCCGGAAATCAAGATAAAAGATATACAGATTATATCTGAAAAAGAGATAAAGAGACTAATAGATATGAATACTATCTGTAGGCAATATCCAAAAGAAGAGTCCATCTGTTCACTCTTTGAGGAACAGGCAGCGAAAACACCTAAT
- a CDS encoding serine hydrolase, translated as MERRSHRIIHHFRSLLVISLCFFLVFLGGNNSKAETVSSIALNAIDVEAFTNKVIPEKMKAENAPGVAIVVVKDDQILFQKGYGFSNKEQNIPIDPKKTVFRLASVSKVFTASAVMQLVEQGKIDLNKDIVNYMGGLKYQNNMGEPVTMKHLLTHTTGFDDVDPRLGDIHDQINDYTKLKDYVEENMPTVVRKPGDTYTYDNFASMLQGYIVQNLTDTPFYKYMAKNIFYPLEMQNSSFVMTNFIKDKLATGYDKKGDVIPFYQTRPTDMPQGSMFSTGSDVANFMIAQLNGGKFKNKQILKTETVQDMQQTKFALHPKYPNMTYGFEFFSPQSHNGQYVFGKGGNIPGFSSLMWLIPEHKLGVFVVTNKDSSLLPYKLFDEFMNHYFPDKTKPEYLKPSEEELKKFEGVYRDLRVKNLITHVKISEGKLFVADKRYGKQELKQIDPLLFEDEKGNYMAFKLHKDGTVKEMIHWNSGSSAVKVSEPKRFQDVEVNHPYAKFIDPLHQYDILKANKEGNFVPEAPLTRGEFSYWLSQIAYFAPPSKKDPVFSDVKGHQYASHIQKLYELGILYEKEGEQFYPDRAITRQEAAWIAWHYLEMLEAPPAEATLKGETDDWAIESVKNIVGHHLVGPEVIYNEDGSADYLSKQIMKRQEAAALLLYVMLGS; from the coding sequence TTGGAAAGAAGAAGTCATAGAATTATTCATCATTTTCGAAGTTTATTAGTTATAAGCCTATGTTTCTTTCTAGTATTTTTGGGTGGTAATAACTCGAAGGCTGAAACAGTTTCTTCTATAGCATTAAATGCTATAGATGTAGAAGCTTTCACAAATAAAGTAATTCCAGAGAAAATGAAAGCAGAAAATGCACCTGGTGTAGCTATTGTCGTTGTCAAAGATGATCAAATTCTATTTCAAAAAGGATACGGTTTTTCCAACAAAGAACAGAATATTCCCATCGATCCTAAAAAAACCGTTTTTCGATTAGCGTCAGTATCAAAGGTTTTTACTGCTAGTGCTGTAATGCAGTTAGTTGAACAAGGAAAAATTGATTTAAATAAAGATATAGTAAATTATATGGGGGGATTAAAGTACCAAAATAATATGGGTGAACCAGTTACAATGAAACATTTACTCACCCATACAACAGGTTTTGATGATGTGGATCCTAGATTGGGGGATATTCATGATCAAATAAATGACTATACAAAACTTAAAGATTATGTAGAAGAAAATATGCCCACAGTAGTGAGAAAGCCAGGAGATACGTATACATATGATAATTTTGCTTCTATGCTGCAAGGATATATTGTTCAAAATTTGACAGACACACCTTTTTATAAATATATGGCGAAAAATATTTTTTACCCTTTAGAGATGCAAAATAGTAGTTTTGTTATGACTAATTTTATTAAAGATAAGCTTGCAACAGGATACGATAAAAAAGGCGATGTCATCCCATTTTATCAAACAAGACCGACGGACATGCCACAAGGGAGTATGTTTTCTACAGGAAGTGACGTAGCCAATTTTATGATTGCTCAATTGAATGGTGGTAAATTCAAAAATAAACAAATACTAAAAACAGAAACTGTGCAAGATATGCAACAAACAAAATTTGCGTTGCATCCAAAGTATCCCAATATGACATATGGATTTGAATTCTTTTCACCGCAAAGCCATAATGGTCAATATGTTTTTGGGAAAGGTGGAAATATACCAGGGTTTTCTTCTTTAATGTGGTTAATTCCTGAACATAAATTAGGTGTTTTTGTTGTCACGAATAAAGATAGTTCATTACTTCCTTATAAATTATTTGATGAATTTATGAATCACTATTTTCCAGATAAAACGAAACCAGAGTATTTAAAACCTAGCGAGGAAGAGTTAAAGAAATTTGAAGGTGTGTACCGTGATTTACGGGTGAAAAACCTTATTACGCATGTAAAAATAAGCGAAGGAAAGTTATTTGTAGCTGATAAAAGGTATGGTAAACAGGAATTAAAACAAATAGATCCTTTACTATTCGAAGATGAAAAGGGTAATTACATGGCGTTTAAACTTCACAAAGATGGTACTGTAAAAGAAATGATACATTGGAACTCTGGTAGTTCAGCGGTGAAAGTAAGTGAACCTAAGAGATTTCAAGATGTAGAGGTGAATCATCCATATGCTAAATTCATAGATCCTTTACATCAATATGATATATTAAAAGCAAATAAGGAGGGGAATTTTGTTCCTGAAGCCCCTCTTACACGTGGAGAGTTTTCATATTGGTTGTCTCAAATTGCGTACTTTGCACCACCTTCAAAAAAAGACCCTGTATTTTCTGATGTAAAGGGTCATCAGTATGCATCTCATATTCAAAAGTTATATGAACTGGGTATATTATACGAAAAAGAGGGAGAACAATTTTATCCAGATCGTGCTATCACTAGACAAGAAGCAGCATGGATTGCTTGGCATTATTTAGAAATGCTAGAGGCTCCACCTGCAGAAGCTACTTTAAAAGGAGAAACTGATGATTGGGCGATAGAGTCTGTGAAAAACATTGTAGGTCATCACTTAGTCGGACCAGAGGTTATATATAATGAAGATGGATCAGCAGATTATTTATCAAAACAAATAATGAAACGGCAAGAGGCAGCGGCCTTGTTATTATATGTTATGTTAGGTAGTTAA
- a CDS encoding excalibur calcium-binding domain-containing protein has protein sequence MSKKKKKPNESTLAKQAIAKKYQKEYGITPIIVSTNLESMQTGYAAVATDHIQLFKYNKVVNDVVSIAKYYFIDYSTVLVDHFAIKSVFEFNGLGTPFRFIPTEQGKDIERFIENNTSIEIHKVRRKWYRKILGFRSNTKWKIVIACIIYLFILTAGISGMVDNKNENKAASTTKVVDTDANKRDNEQQKLNEQRKQEELQKQQEEQKKQEELQKQQEEQKKQEELQKQQEEQKKQEELQKQQAQQKQSVQQQPNNNLPQGNYNFKSCKEAKAAGFSNITRDHPAYSSKLDRDGDGLACDK, from the coding sequence ATGAGTAAGAAAAAGAAAAAGCCTAATGAATCTACTCTTGCTAAACAAGCAATTGCTAAAAAGTATCAAAAAGAGTATGGAATTACACCCATTATCGTTTCTACCAACTTAGAAAGTATGCAAACTGGTTATGCTGCTGTAGCAACTGACCATATTCAATTATTCAAGTACAATAAAGTTGTAAATGATGTTGTCAGCATTGCTAAATACTACTTTATTGATTATTCCACTGTTCTAGTAGATCACTTTGCTATTAAATCCGTATTCGAGTTTAATGGATTAGGAACACCATTTCGTTTTATCCCAACGGAACAAGGAAAAGACATCGAGCGCTTTATCGAAAATAATACATCTATTGAAATACATAAGGTACGTCGTAAATGGTACAGGAAAATTCTTGGTTTCCGTTCTAATACAAAATGGAAAATAGTTATAGCATGTATTATATATTTATTTATTCTCACAGCTGGAATTAGCGGAATGGTAGATAATAAAAATGAAAATAAAGCAGCCTCAACAACAAAAGTTGTAGATACAGATGCTAATAAAAGAGATAACGAACAACAGAAGCTTAACGAGCAGCGTAAACAAGAAGAATTACAAAAACAACAAGAAGAGCAAAAGAAACAAGAAGAATTACAGAAGCAACAAGAAGAGCAAAAGAAACAAGAAGAATTACAAAAGCAGCAAGAAGAGCAAAAGAAACAAGAAGAATTACAAAAGCAGCAAGCTCAACAAAAACAAAGTGTACAGCAACAACCAAACAATAATCTCCCTCAAGGAAACTACAATTTTAAAAGCTGTAAAGAGGCCAAAGCAGCTGGATTCTCAAATATCACAAGAGATCACCCTGCTTATTCCTCTAAGTTAGATAGAGATGGTGACGGATTAGCTTGTGACAAATAA
- a CDS encoding YolD-like family protein, translating into MNNANNAKMPKGRGMVKWQPFASMPEQFAGIRSIIKENAKVPRPIVTQDKKERIESRLLTSLLTEEEILITYYEDGYILSGYMTVVDIDPLKKSVICTDAFHYKNTFKFIDIINAE; encoded by the coding sequence ATGAATAACGCAAACAACGCAAAGATGCCGAAGGGAAGAGGAATGGTGAAATGGCAGCCATTCGCATCTATGCCGGAACAATTCGCCGGTATCAGATCTATCATTAAGGAGAATGCGAAAGTGCCACGCCCTATCGTGACGCAAGACAAAAAGGAACGAATTGAAAGCCGTCTACTAACTTCGTTACTAACCGAAGAGGAGATACTAATTACATACTACGAGGATGGTTACATACTTTCGGGTTATATGACTGTTGTCGATATCGATCCTTTAAAAAAGAGCGTTATATGTACGGACGCTTTTCATTATAAGAATACGTTTAAATTTATCGACATTATTAACGCTGAGTAG
- a CDS encoding trypsin-like serine peptidase, with protein MKKLKFLCSGIIASITLTTCLSINSVYATSDEKNSLTQSKSSPNIPYSIQDPNNTEDPSGYWTKEKMQNAIPADEIKTNEKTTPKKQEAPSTEKPSNISDPVPPDTSGGIKALNVVVPSTAGKVFFSYSGRDYVCSASATNNDYKNLVITAGHCVHGGKGKGWHSNIAFAPAYNNGSTPYGIWNWKDARTFNSWINDSDFSHDQAFFTVYPRSGNNLINTVGGNGLSTGYGTNQPSVRIWGWPAENPYNGQLPYYCGGSTSSAGLFSSDAKMSCGMNGGASGGPWLRAIINENLGYVFAVTSRRSTSGTPTLYATPNSKDVKTMFDQMK; from the coding sequence ATGAAAAAACTAAAATTTTTATGTTCGGGGATTATAGCTAGTATAACTTTAACAACATGTTTAAGTATTAATTCTGTATATGCAACCTCTGATGAAAAAAATTCTCTTACTCAATCTAAAAGCTCTCCTAACATTCCATACTCTATTCAAGATCCAAACAATACAGAAGATCCTTCGGGTTATTGGACAAAAGAAAAAATGCAGAATGCAATCCCAGCAGATGAAATCAAGACTAATGAAAAAACTACTCCAAAAAAACAGGAAGCTCCCTCAACAGAAAAACCTAGTAATATTTCTGATCCAGTTCCGCCTGATACTAGTGGTGGAATTAAAGCACTAAATGTTGTTGTTCCATCTACAGCAGGCAAAGTATTTTTTTCATATAGCGGAAGGGACTATGTTTGTTCTGCTTCTGCTACTAATAATGATTATAAAAACCTTGTCATAACAGCGGGTCATTGTGTACATGGAGGTAAGGGGAAAGGATGGCACTCAAATATTGCATTTGCTCCAGCATATAATAATGGTTCCACACCGTATGGGATTTGGAATTGGAAAGATGCTCGTACATTTAATTCTTGGATAAACGATAGTGATTTTAGCCATGATCAAGCGTTTTTTACTGTTTATCCTAGAAGTGGAAACAATTTAATAAATACTGTCGGAGGAAATGGACTTTCAACTGGATATGGTACTAATCAACCGAGTGTTCGTATTTGGGGTTGGCCCGCTGAAAATCCATACAATGGACAATTACCTTATTATTGTGGCGGATCAACAAGTAGTGCGGGATTGTTTAGTAGTGATGCCAAGATGAGTTGCGGTATGAATGGGGGAGCGAGTGGCGGACCTTGGTTAAGAGCGATAATCAATGAAAACCTTGGTTATGTTTTTGCAGTGACATCCCGACGTTCAACTTCAGGAACACCAACTTTGTATGCTACTCCTAATTCTAAGGATGTAAAAACAATGTTTGATCAAATGAAATAA
- a CDS encoding carcinine hydrolase/isopenicillin-N N-acyltransferase family protein: MFASCGMPIGKYPGMREPVVTGLQFMVVVRAILETCKNIEEAVYAVKNMPVGTNMNLLLADANGEATLVGTYDGVKYII; this comes from the coding sequence ATGTTTGCTTCGTGTGGTATGCCGATAGGTAAATATCCAGGTATGAGAGAACCAGTAGTTACGGGGTTACAGTTTATGGTGGTTGTTAGAGCCATACTAGAGACGTGTAAAAATATTGAAGAAGCCGTCTATGCTGTGAAAAACATGCCTGTGGGAACGAATATGAATTTACTTTTAGCGGATGCAAATGGTGAGGCAACTTTAGTTGGAACATATGACGGGGTTAAATATATTATTTAG